One genomic region from Thermococcus sp. encodes:
- a CDS encoding radical SAM protein: MKIRVSYGTAIAMGLIRARMLARPTTAYLMTYHDGRCRNNCAFCPQARGSGADLRRLSRITWPAFDVEEVVKSLPGGGFARICLQTVDYPGLVSDVIELLDLFQPLGIPVSVSITPVDRDTLEEFKSRGVDYIGVGLDVASERLYPEIKESLYSWDEMWRFTEDVIDVFGDGKALVHLIIGLGETDREAVETIGRAYSMGAWVSLFAFTPIRGTRLENAEPPSLARYRRIQVAHYLIKEGLAAPEDFEFDEEGSLVGFGADVDELASVIPPEIFATHGCPGCNRPYYNERPKKEPYNFPESPEEDYVRRVLQSIL, from the coding sequence ATGAAGATCAGGGTCTCCTACGGAACCGCCATAGCCATGGGGCTGATAAGGGCCAGGATGCTGGCCAGACCGACAACGGCGTACCTCATGACGTACCACGACGGCCGCTGCCGGAACAACTGTGCCTTCTGCCCCCAGGCCAGGGGAAGTGGAGCGGATCTCAGGCGGTTATCCCGCATAACCTGGCCAGCCTTTGACGTGGAGGAAGTTGTTAAAAGCCTTCCGGGGGGCGGTTTTGCGAGAATATGCCTCCAGACGGTTGATTATCCCGGCCTAGTCTCTGACGTTATCGAGCTCCTCGATCTTTTCCAGCCCCTGGGCATTCCGGTCTCGGTCTCGATAACGCCCGTGGACAGGGATACTCTTGAGGAGTTCAAATCACGGGGGGTTGACTACATTGGCGTCGGCCTCGACGTGGCCAGTGAGAGGCTCTATCCGGAGATCAAGGAGTCCCTTTACTCCTGGGACGAGATGTGGCGTTTCACGGAAGATGTCATCGACGTCTTTGGCGATGGAAAGGCCCTCGTTCACCTTATAATAGGCCTCGGAGAGACGGATAGGGAAGCCGTGGAGACCATTGGGCGGGCGTATTCGATGGGTGCATGGGTTTCCCTCTTCGCCTTCACGCCTATAAGGGGAACCCGCCTTGAGAACGCAGAGCCCCCGAGCCTCGCCAGGTACAGGAGAATCCAGGTGGCACACTACCTCATAAAGGAGGGGCTCGCCGCGCCGGAGGACTTTGAGTTCGATGAGGAAGGCTCCCTCGTCGGGTTTGGAGCCGACGTTGATGAGCTTGCCTCGGTGATTCCACCCGAGATATTTGCCACCCACGGTTGTCCGGGCTGCAACAGGCCGTACTACAATGAAAGACCAAAGAAAGAGCCCTATAACTTCCCCGAAAGTCCGGAGGAGGACTACGTGAGGCGCGTCCTTCAATCTATCCTCTGA
- a CDS encoding serine/threonine-protein kinase RIO2, whose protein sequence is MVSKLLALEAYPSLRDLDFRILRGVELNMRHHRWVPLEDIARFARVDIETASFRLGKLDDMSLVRRRSDIGYIGYQLTIHGYDVLAIRALAKKGVVEAISTAQVGVGKDADVYVGVTPAGEKVAVKFNRIGGRTASRKAAYHGHVFQDKRHTSWLYVSRLIAKKEYEALTLLSPIARVPRPVAWNRHVVVMEFIDGTELAELRDTDLSMEEARGILDMVLDEYIKIVRFGIVHSDMSEFNVVLTHDGGVLIIDWAQYVTTAHPESYELLKRDITVLLNAFRRRWRVEKRFEDVWPGFEKAWLESRGEG, encoded by the coding sequence ATGGTAAGCAAGCTACTGGCACTGGAGGCATACCCCAGCCTGCGCGACCTGGACTTCAGGATACTCAGGGGAGTAGAGCTGAATATGCGCCACCACAGATGGGTCCCCCTGGAGGACATAGCCAGGTTCGCGAGGGTTGACATCGAAACGGCGTCCTTCAGACTGGGCAAGCTCGACGACATGTCCCTCGTCAGGCGGAGGAGCGACATAGGTTACATCGGCTACCAGCTCACGATACACGGCTACGACGTTCTGGCGATAAGGGCGCTGGCGAAGAAGGGAGTAGTCGAGGCGATAAGCACGGCACAGGTAGGCGTTGGAAAGGACGCCGATGTGTACGTGGGAGTAACGCCGGCCGGGGAGAAGGTAGCCGTCAAGTTCAACCGCATAGGCGGCAGAACCGCCTCAAGAAAGGCCGCCTATCACGGGCATGTTTTCCAGGACAAAAGGCACACGAGCTGGCTCTACGTCTCAAGGCTCATAGCGAAGAAGGAGTACGAAGCGCTGACGCTTCTCAGCCCCATAGCCAGGGTTCCAAGGCCGGTAGCTTGGAACAGGCACGTGGTCGTCATGGAGTTCATAGACGGGACCGAGCTGGCGGAGCTTCGCGACACAGACCTGTCCATGGAGGAAGCGAGGGGGATACTCGACATGGTTCTGGACGAGTACATCAAGATAGTCCGCTTCGGCATCGTCCACTCGGACATGAGCGAGTTCAATGTCGTTCTGACCCACGACGGGGGGGTTCTTATAATCGACTGGGCCCAGTACGTCACAACCGCTCACCCGGAGAGCTACGAGCTTCTCAAAAGGGATATAACAGTGCTTCTCAACGCCTTCAGGAGAAGATGGCGCGTGGAGAAGAGGTTTGAAGATGTGTGGCCCGGCTTTGAAAAGGCCTGGCTTGAGAGCCGGGGTGAGGGATGA